A part of Microbacterium terregens genomic DNA contains:
- the deoC gene encoding deoxyribose-phosphate aldolase gives MSRTDVQTLPERAVELLGGEPDDTTLRRYLHGLPGVDAVGLEQRAAGLGTRSIKTTSKAWALDKIIQLIDLTTLEGSDTPGKVRSLVAKALTPDAADPTCPRVAAVCVYGDMVPHAIAALGAAHGDPDNGLVAVAAVATAFPSGRASLDVKLADTADAVADGADEIDMVIDRGAFLAGRYGLVFDQIARVKQACRRADGSYASLKVILETGELNTYDNIKRASWLAILAGGDFIKTSTGKVQPAATLPTTLLMLEVVRDWHRATGEKIGVKPAGGIRTSKDAIKYLVTVAETVGEEWLQPHLFRYGASSLLNDVLLQRQKIRTGAYSGADYVTID, from the coding sequence ATGAGCCGAACCGACGTGCAGACCTTGCCCGAACGCGCCGTTGAGCTGCTCGGCGGCGAACCGGATGACACCACGCTGCGCCGCTACCTGCACGGTCTGCCGGGAGTGGACGCGGTCGGACTCGAGCAGCGCGCCGCCGGTCTGGGCACGCGGTCCATCAAGACGACGTCCAAGGCGTGGGCGCTCGACAAGATCATCCAGCTGATCGACCTGACCACGCTGGAGGGGTCCGACACTCCCGGCAAGGTGCGCTCGCTCGTGGCGAAGGCGCTGACGCCGGATGCCGCGGATCCGACCTGCCCGCGGGTGGCAGCCGTCTGCGTGTACGGCGACATGGTGCCGCACGCGATCGCGGCGCTGGGCGCCGCACACGGCGACCCCGACAACGGTCTGGTCGCGGTCGCCGCGGTGGCGACCGCTTTCCCGAGCGGTCGGGCCTCCCTCGACGTGAAGCTGGCCGACACGGCGGACGCCGTCGCCGACGGCGCCGATGAGATCGACATGGTGATCGACCGCGGCGCGTTCCTCGCCGGCCGCTACGGGCTCGTCTTCGATCAGATCGCCCGGGTGAAGCAGGCGTGCCGCCGCGCCGACGGCTCCTACGCGTCGCTGAAGGTGATCCTCGAGACCGGTGAGCTGAACACGTACGACAACATCAAGCGCGCATCGTGGCTGGCGATCCTCGCCGGCGGCGATTTCATCAAGACCTCGACCGGCAAGGTGCAGCCGGCAGCGACGCTGCCGACCACGCTGCTCATGCTCGAGGTCGTCCGCGACTGGCACCGCGCCACCGGCGAGAAGATCGGGGTCAAACCGGCGGGCGGCATCCGCACGTCCAAGGATGCGATCAAGTACCTGGTGACGGTGGCCGAGACCGTGGGGGAGGAGTGGCTGCAGCCGCACCTGTTCCGCTACGGAGCCTCCAGCCTGCTCAACGACGTTCTGCTGCAGCGGCAGAAGATCCGCACCGGCGCGTACTCCGGCGCCGACTATGTGACGATCGACTGA
- a CDS encoding aldehyde dehydrogenase family protein, translating to MTFLEYAPAPESRSILNLREEYGHFIDGTFVQGTGKSFATISPADESHIAMISAASEADVDTAVAAARRAYDKTWSKMSGRDRGKYLYRIARLVQERARELAVAESLDNGKPIKESRDVDVPLVAAWFFYYAGWADKLDYAGLGADPRALGVAGQVIPWNFPLLMLAWKIAPALAAGNTVVLKPAETTPLSALVFAEILQQADLPPGVVNIITGAGDTGAALVAHPDVDKVAFTGSTGVGRAIAKQVAGSGKKLTLELGGKAANIVFDDAPIDQAIEGIVNGIFFNQGHVCCAGSRLLVQESVHDEVIDRLKQRLSTLRLGDPLDKNTDIGAINSREQLDRIKALSQIGEDEGAERWSADCVIPDSGFWFAPTIFTNVQASHRIAREEIFGPVLSVLTFRTPAEAIAKANNTPYGLSAGIWSDKGSRILAVADRLRAGVIWANTFNRFDPASPFGGYKESGYGREGGRHGLAAYLAPGSSAPRTRAAIAAGAAPASAARAPRAAKKGAKR from the coding sequence ATGACATTCCTCGAATACGCGCCTGCCCCCGAGTCGCGCAGCATTCTGAATCTGCGGGAAGAGTACGGGCACTTCATCGACGGGACGTTCGTCCAGGGGACCGGAAAGAGTTTCGCGACCATCTCGCCCGCCGACGAGTCGCACATCGCGATGATCTCCGCGGCGAGCGAAGCCGACGTCGACACGGCCGTCGCCGCCGCGCGTCGCGCCTACGACAAGACGTGGTCGAAGATGAGCGGGCGCGACCGCGGAAAGTACCTCTACCGGATCGCGCGCCTGGTGCAGGAGCGGGCGCGTGAGCTCGCGGTGGCCGAGAGCCTCGACAACGGCAAGCCGATCAAAGAGAGCCGCGACGTCGATGTTCCGCTCGTCGCCGCGTGGTTCTTCTACTACGCGGGCTGGGCGGACAAGCTCGACTACGCCGGGCTCGGTGCCGACCCGCGCGCGCTCGGCGTGGCCGGTCAGGTCATCCCGTGGAACTTTCCTCTGCTCATGCTCGCGTGGAAGATCGCCCCCGCCCTGGCGGCCGGCAATACCGTCGTGCTCAAGCCGGCCGAGACCACGCCGCTGTCGGCGCTCGTCTTCGCCGAGATCCTGCAGCAGGCGGACCTGCCACCGGGCGTGGTCAACATCATCACCGGCGCGGGCGACACCGGTGCGGCTCTGGTCGCGCATCCGGACGTCGACAAGGTCGCCTTCACCGGCTCGACCGGCGTCGGCCGGGCGATCGCCAAGCAGGTCGCGGGCTCGGGGAAGAAGCTCACCCTGGAGCTAGGCGGGAAGGCCGCCAACATCGTCTTCGACGACGCGCCGATCGACCAGGCCATCGAGGGGATCGTCAACGGCATCTTCTTCAACCAGGGTCACGTGTGCTGCGCCGGAAGCCGGCTGCTGGTCCAGGAGAGCGTCCATGACGAGGTCATCGACCGACTCAAGCAGCGTCTTTCCACGCTGCGGCTCGGCGACCCGCTGGACAAGAACACCGACATCGGCGCGATCAACTCGCGCGAGCAGCTCGACCGCATCAAGGCGCTGTCCCAGATCGGCGAGGACGAGGGCGCCGAGCGGTGGAGCGCCGACTGCGTCATCCCGGACAGCGGGTTCTGGTTCGCGCCGACGATCTTCACGAACGTCCAGGCCAGTCACCGGATCGCGCGGGAGGAGATCTTCGGCCCCGTGCTCTCGGTGCTCACCTTCCGCACACCGGCCGAGGCGATCGCCAAGGCCAACAACACCCCGTACGGGCTGTCAGCCGGCATCTGGAGCGACAAGGGCTCACGCATCCTCGCGGTCGCCGATCGCCTGCGCGCCGGCGTGATCTGGGCGAACACGTTCAACCGGTTCGATCCCGCGTCACCGTTCGGCGGCTACAAGGAGTCCGGCTACGGTCGCGAGGGCGGTCGTCACGGTCTTGCCGCCTACCTGGCGCCGGGCTCGTCCGCTCCGCGGACACGGGCGGCCATCGCCGCCGGTGCTGCGCCGGCGAGCGCCGCGCGAGCGCCGCGCGCCGCGAAGAAGGGAGCGAAGCGATGA
- a CDS encoding aldehyde dehydrogenase family protein, with translation MTRLAVPKTYKLYIGGAFPRSESGRTYEIESAKGAFVANVAKASRKDARDAIVAARGALKAWSGATAYNRGQVLYRIAELLEGRRAQFVDEIVRLEGVGVAAASNQVDEAIDRWVWYAGWTDKHAQVTGNANPVAGPYFNISVPEPTGVVAVIAPQDSSLLGLVSAVAPPLVTGNTVVVVASERLPLSAISLAEVLATSDVPGGVVNILTGSPAEIAPWLASHADVNALDLVGAGSLDWVDLQIAAADTLKRVLTPEEGPDAAAPSLDRISAFTETKTVWHTKSMV, from the coding sequence ATGACCCGCCTCGCCGTGCCCAAGACCTACAAGCTGTACATCGGCGGTGCGTTCCCACGCAGCGAATCCGGCCGGACGTATGAGATCGAGAGCGCCAAGGGCGCGTTCGTCGCGAACGTGGCGAAGGCATCGCGCAAGGACGCGCGCGATGCGATCGTCGCGGCACGGGGCGCGCTGAAGGCCTGGTCGGGCGCCACGGCATACAACCGTGGTCAGGTGCTGTACCGCATCGCGGAACTGCTCGAGGGCCGTCGCGCGCAGTTCGTCGACGAGATCGTCCGGCTCGAGGGCGTCGGCGTCGCCGCGGCATCCAACCAGGTCGACGAGGCCATCGACCGCTGGGTCTGGTACGCCGGGTGGACCGACAAGCACGCGCAGGTCACCGGAAACGCCAACCCGGTCGCCGGCCCGTACTTCAACATCTCGGTGCCGGAGCCGACCGGGGTCGTCGCCGTCATCGCGCCGCAGGACTCGTCCCTCCTCGGACTCGTCTCCGCGGTCGCGCCTCCGCTCGTGACCGGCAACACCGTGGTGGTCGTCGCCAGCGAGCGGCTGCCACTGTCGGCCATCAGCCTCGCCGAGGTCCTGGCGACCTCGGACGTGCCCGGGGGAGTCGTCAACATCCTCACCGGTTCGCCCGCCGAGATCGCGCCCTGGCTCGCCTCGCACGCGGACGTCAACGCGCTCGACCTCGTCGGGGCGGGCAGCCTCGATTGGGTGGATCTGCAGATCGCTGCGGCAGACACCCTGAAGCGGGTGCTGACACCGGAGGAGGGCCCGGATGCCGCGGCCCCGAGCCTGGACCGGATCAGCGCGTTCACCGAGACCAAGACCGTCTGGCACACCAAGAGCATGGTCTGA
- a CDS encoding glycerophosphodiester phosphodiesterase, which yields MPDDPVADLTRNRLQALLIVCVLAVASLIIAFLGATPARVSATEVLGATRTAGEAAFIASHRGGGGAAPENTLPAISLALAGGFDYVEVDVALTADRHPVLMHDATVDRTTDGSGRLSALTLAQVQALDAGSWFGDQYAGTPVPTFTEFLDVLARSGRRAIVELKGEWDAAAVAALISEVTARNLERRVAVSSFDARTLAAAGTASAVIPRLFILRHLPPDVVSAAREASVRGIVVHRRALLERPEVVDELHAAGIRVVVYTLNSNTQWDEVTALGVDGIVTDDPATLSSWQQGVAGQQ from the coding sequence ATGCCCGACGACCCCGTTGCCGATCTCACCCGAAATCGGCTGCAGGCGCTGCTGATCGTCTGCGTTCTCGCGGTGGCGAGCCTCATCATCGCGTTCCTCGGCGCCACCCCGGCCCGGGTGAGCGCGACCGAGGTGCTGGGGGCCACGCGCACGGCGGGTGAGGCGGCGTTCATCGCCAGCCACCGCGGTGGCGGGGGTGCCGCCCCCGAGAACACGCTCCCGGCGATCTCCTTGGCGCTGGCGGGCGGCTTCGACTACGTCGAGGTGGATGTCGCACTCACGGCCGACCGGCATCCCGTGCTGATGCACGATGCCACGGTCGACCGCACGACCGACGGTTCCGGCCGTCTGTCGGCCCTGACCCTCGCACAGGTCCAGGCGCTGGATGCCGGTTCGTGGTTCGGCGACCAGTACGCGGGCACCCCGGTTCCGACCTTCACCGAGTTCCTCGACGTGCTGGCGCGGTCGGGGCGCCGTGCCATCGTCGAGCTGAAGGGCGAATGGGATGCCGCGGCCGTAGCCGCGCTCATCTCCGAGGTGACGGCGCGCAACCTCGAGCGTCGCGTCGCGGTCTCCAGCTTCGACGCACGGACCCTCGCGGCGGCCGGCACGGCGTCGGCGGTGATCCCGCGGCTGTTCATCCTCCGGCATCTGCCACCCGACGTCGTGAGCGCGGCGAGGGAGGCGAGCGTGCGCGGCATCGTCGTCCACCGCCGCGCGCTCCTGGAGCGTCCGGAAGTCGTCGACGAGCTCCACGCAGCCGGCATCAGGGTCGTCGTCTACACGCTCAACAGCAACACGCAGTGGGATGAGGTCACGGCGCTCGGCGTGGACGGTATCGTGACCGACGATCCCGCAACGCTGTCATCGTGGCAGCAGGGTGTCGCCGGCCAGCAGTAG
- a CDS encoding DEAD/DEAH box helicase, whose translation MPTTATAAHGSAAQRRRKPSSSRRDDEAPIIPILARKVREVEAKAQRGKLGPTNRVKFQVIAFLVREERARVKADTTLADAARSELLKRLDGVATILAKTAARDTSLIQLLEVDQAATPVARRMRRDWLIESGAELAPDELIITDLGPRTATVVPAALAERQVIPPTIESRQMANPFLAPDLTSHAPKETPRRRLDGWELMGPLYKAFETGAGGGQASMELPPTPEFDRLSPKGSEIMVHQSRFLESVRAGHRTFLLADEPGLGKTAESVLAASVAGAYPLLAVVPNVVKMNWAREVERWTPQRRATVISGDGEDVDAFADVFIVNYEILDRHLAWLSSIGLKGMVVDEAHFIKNLGSQRSQNVLALGARIREQVSDPLLLALTGTPLINDVEDFDAIWRFLGWTTGEKPGPLLMERLDSTGLTPADKAFYPEARDAVISMGIVRRKKKDVAADLPDKLVADLPVELDDEFGRSIRQAERELGTRLADRYRRIIDARGARGLAPGEIDPDIVRLVAQNELDESKAAGTGSENVFTMVRKIGQAKALLAADYTVQLQRSVGKVVFFAKHIDVMDAAEAHFAAAGLRTISVRGDQTTPVRQQAIDAFNNDPGVGVAVCSLTAAGVGVNMQAASNVVLAELSWTAAEQTQAIDRVHRIGQGEPVTAWRIIAAHTIDTKIAELIDSKQGLAQRALDGEAVDPQSSDSVQLSALMHLVRQALGAD comes from the coding sequence ATGCCGACCACGGCAACTGCCGCCCACGGCTCTGCGGCACAGCGCCGCAGGAAGCCCTCGTCTTCGCGCCGCGACGACGAGGCGCCGATCATCCCCATCCTTGCCCGCAAGGTGCGCGAGGTGGAGGCGAAGGCCCAGCGCGGCAAGCTCGGGCCCACCAACCGGGTCAAGTTCCAGGTGATCGCCTTCCTGGTGCGCGAAGAGCGTGCGCGGGTGAAAGCCGACACGACGCTGGCCGACGCGGCCCGCTCGGAGCTGCTCAAACGGCTCGACGGCGTCGCCACGATCCTGGCGAAGACGGCGGCCCGCGACACGTCGCTGATCCAGCTGCTGGAGGTGGACCAGGCGGCGACGCCGGTCGCGCGGCGGATGCGCCGTGACTGGCTGATCGAATCCGGTGCCGAGCTCGCGCCCGACGAGCTGATCATCACCGACCTCGGACCGCGGACGGCAACCGTGGTGCCCGCAGCCCTGGCCGAGCGTCAGGTCATCCCGCCGACGATCGAGTCCCGCCAGATGGCCAACCCCTTCCTCGCCCCGGACCTGACCTCCCACGCTCCGAAGGAGACGCCGCGTCGACGCCTCGACGGCTGGGAACTGATGGGTCCGCTCTACAAGGCGTTCGAAACGGGTGCCGGCGGCGGGCAGGCTTCGATGGAGTTGCCCCCGACCCCCGAGTTCGATCGGCTCTCGCCCAAGGGCTCCGAGATCATGGTGCACCAGTCGCGCTTCCTCGAGTCCGTTCGAGCCGGCCACCGCACGTTCCTCCTCGCCGACGAGCCGGGTCTGGGTAAGACCGCGGAGTCCGTGCTCGCGGCATCCGTCGCCGGTGCGTACCCGCTGCTGGCCGTCGTGCCGAACGTCGTCAAGATGAACTGGGCACGCGAGGTCGAGCGCTGGACGCCGCAACGCCGCGCCACGGTGATCTCCGGCGACGGCGAGGATGTGGACGCCTTCGCGGATGTCTTCATCGTCAACTACGAGATCCTCGACCGTCACCTCGCCTGGCTCAGCTCGATCGGGCTGAAGGGCATGGTCGTGGACGAGGCCCACTTCATCAAGAACCTGGGTTCGCAGCGTTCGCAGAATGTGCTCGCCCTGGGGGCCCGCATCCGAGAGCAGGTGAGCGACCCCCTGCTTCTCGCGCTCACCGGAACGCCGCTGATCAACGACGTCGAGGACTTCGACGCGATCTGGCGCTTCCTCGGCTGGACGACGGGCGAGAAGCCCGGTCCGCTCCTCATGGAGCGCCTCGATTCGACGGGTCTGACGCCGGCCGACAAGGCGTTCTACCCGGAGGCCCGCGACGCGGTCATCTCGATGGGGATCGTGCGCCGCAAGAAGAAGGATGTCGCCGCAGACCTGCCCGACAAGCTCGTGGCCGACCTTCCGGTCGAGCTGGACGACGAGTTCGGGCGCAGCATCCGCCAAGCCGAGCGCGAGCTCGGCACGCGACTTGCCGACCGGTATCGCCGCATCATCGATGCGCGCGGAGCCCGCGGGCTCGCACCCGGAGAGATCGACCCGGACATCGTGCGGCTCGTGGCACAGAACGAACTGGACGAGTCGAAGGCGGCCGGCACCGGGTCGGAGAACGTGTTCACCATGGTCCGCAAGATCGGCCAGGCCAAGGCGCTGCTGGCGGCGGACTACACGGTCCAGCTGCAGCGATCCGTCGGCAAGGTCGTCTTCTTCGCCAAGCACATCGATGTGATGGATGCCGCGGAGGCGCATTTCGCCGCTGCGGGTCTGCGCACGATCTCGGTGCGTGGCGATCAGACCACTCCGGTCCGCCAGCAGGCGATCGACGCGTTCAACAACGACCCCGGCGTCGGCGTCGCCGTGTGCTCGCTGACCGCGGCCGGCGTCGGAGTGAACATGCAGGCGGCCTCCAACGTGGTGCTGGCCGAGCTGTCGTGGACCGCCGCCGAACAGACGCAGGCGATCGACCGGGTGCACCGCATCGGACAGGGCGAGCCGGTCACGGCGTGGCGGATCATCGCGGCGCACACGATCGACACGAAGATCGCCGAGCTCATCGACTCCAAGCAGGGGCTCGCACAGCGCGCCCTGGACGGCGAAGCGGTCGACCCGCAGTCGAGCGATTCCGTGCAGCTCTCGGCGCTCATGCACCTGGTGCGGCAGGCGCTCGGAGCGGACTAG
- a CDS encoding ATP-dependent 6-phosphofructokinase produces MKIGILTSGGDCPGLNAVIRGIVLKGTTTYDVEFVGIRDGWRGVVDADFFPLTRHEVKGLSKVGGTILGTSRTNPYDGSRGGAENIAKTLYGHRIDGIVAIGGEGTLAAADRLATDGINVLGVPKTIDNDLRGTDYSFGFDTAVNIATEAMDRLRTTGDSHQRCMVAEVMGRHVGWIALHAGIAAGAHAICIPEVPMSIDDICDLVSKAHDRGRAPLVVVSEGFTLTGMEEAYSDKGLDAFNRPRLGGISEVLAPEIERITGIETRSTVLGHIQRGGSPSAFDRVLATRLGLHTADAIIEGSWGQMVAMRGTDIVRVPFADALGELNTVPLYRYEEAAALFG; encoded by the coding sequence ATGAAGATCGGCATCCTCACCAGCGGCGGCGACTGCCCCGGCCTCAACGCGGTCATCCGGGGCATCGTGCTGAAGGGGACCACGACATACGACGTCGAGTTCGTCGGCATCCGTGACGGATGGCGCGGTGTCGTGGACGCCGACTTCTTCCCGCTCACACGGCACGAGGTCAAGGGTCTGTCCAAGGTGGGCGGCACCATCCTCGGCACGAGCCGCACCAACCCGTACGACGGTTCGCGCGGCGGTGCCGAGAACATCGCCAAGACCCTCTACGGGCACCGCATCGACGGCATCGTCGCGATCGGCGGCGAAGGCACCCTCGCGGCAGCCGATCGCCTCGCCACCGACGGCATCAACGTGCTCGGTGTCCCCAAGACGATCGACAACGACCTGCGCGGGACGGACTACTCGTTCGGATTCGACACCGCGGTCAACATCGCCACCGAGGCGATGGACCGGCTCCGCACCACCGGCGACTCGCACCAGCGCTGCATGGTCGCCGAGGTCATGGGCCGGCACGTGGGGTGGATCGCGCTGCACGCCGGGATCGCCGCGGGTGCGCACGCCATCTGCATCCCCGAGGTGCCCATGTCGATCGACGACATCTGCGATCTCGTCTCGAAGGCCCACGATCGTGGCCGCGCGCCGCTGGTCGTCGTATCGGAGGGCTTCACCCTCACCGGCATGGAAGAGGCGTACAGCGACAAGGGACTCGACGCCTTCAACCGCCCCCGGCTCGGAGGAATCAGCGAGGTCCTCGCCCCCGAGATCGAGCGGATCACCGGCATCGAGACGCGTTCGACCGTCCTCGGCCACATCCAGCGTGGCGGATCGCCCTCCGCCTTCGACCGTGTGCTGGCCACCCGCCTCGGACTGCACACCGCGGACGCCATCATCGAGGGCTCCTGGGGGCAGATGGTGGCGATGCGCGGCACCGACATCGTGCGCGTCCCCTTCGCGGATGCGCTGGGCGAGCTCAACACCGTCCCGCTGTACCGTTACGAAGAGGCGGCAGCGCTCTTCGGCTGA
- a CDS encoding DUF559 domain-containing protein, which produces MDTTALLVWVRERAGVAHSADARAAGFTDHCVRTAVQSGTLRRVRRCWLVSPDCDARRVAAAAVGGRVSCVTAASLWGLWTPSHEGIHVAVAPAASRFDAAGIRVHWSVGPVPVVRTSAQEPAINMLFHVARCLPRAEALAVWESALKRRLVDAAVLTRVRWRSARARELADVATVLADSGVESIFADLMRRVGVPLQQQVWIDGHPLDGLIGRHLALQLDGFAHHSSAKDRRRDLRADARLVLPGYTVLRFDYQQVLFDKHHVTEAVLTAIAQGLHR; this is translated from the coding sequence GTGGATACGACGGCTCTTCTTGTCTGGGTCCGAGAGCGAGCCGGAGTCGCTCACTCCGCTGATGCGCGCGCGGCGGGCTTCACGGACCATTGCGTGCGGACGGCTGTGCAGAGCGGCACGCTGCGAAGAGTGCGCCGTTGTTGGCTCGTCAGCCCCGACTGCGACGCGCGCCGCGTTGCGGCGGCGGCCGTCGGCGGGCGCGTGTCATGTGTCACCGCAGCATCCCTCTGGGGACTGTGGACCCCGTCGCATGAAGGCATCCACGTCGCCGTCGCCCCGGCGGCATCGCGGTTCGATGCCGCCGGCATCCGCGTGCACTGGTCCGTCGGTCCGGTACCCGTGGTGCGCACCAGCGCTCAAGAGCCCGCGATCAACATGCTGTTCCACGTCGCCCGCTGTCTGCCGCGAGCTGAGGCGCTGGCGGTATGGGAGTCCGCTCTGAAGAGGCGGCTCGTCGATGCCGCGGTGCTCACACGAGTGCGGTGGCGCAGCGCGCGGGCACGCGAACTGGCGGACGTGGCCACCGTTCTGGCGGACTCGGGAGTGGAGTCGATCTTCGCGGATCTCATGCGGCGGGTCGGCGTGCCGCTGCAGCAGCAGGTGTGGATCGACGGGCACCCGCTCGACGGCTTGATCGGTCGCCATCTCGCGCTCCAACTGGACGGATTCGCGCACCACAGTTCCGCGAAGGACCGGCGCCGTGATCTGCGCGCGGACGCGCGGCTCGTTCTGCCCGGGTACACCGTCCTGCGATTCGACTACCAGCAGGTGCTGTTCGACAAGCACCACGTGACCGAGGCGGTGCTCACTGCGATCGCGCAGGGTCTGCATCGGTGA